CCCAAACCGACAATCAGATGGAGTGGGTCAATGCACTCTTGGAGATCTATGGCATTATGTGAGCACAATGCAAGTGAATTGGGTGAAGTTGATCGACGTAATCCAGTTCTTCTATAACTTGCAGCGAAGCGAGTTGACCGACCAGAGCCCATTCGAGATCGCGACTAGGCAGCAACCGAATACCCCAAGCGCCATTGCTTCGAGTTATCGGGAGAGTAGTCCGCCCGCATAAGTTTGCTAAGGATTAGCAAGAGCAGGCCGACTTGGCAAGGGCGTGTCTACACAAAGCATCCAAGCGCATGAAGAAATGGGCGGATAAAAAGTCGAGGATCAAGTGTTGGCTAAGTTGCATGCGGTGCTTGATACAAGGACGTGCATAAGGGTTGATTCGTCGCTATGAGGGGCCATTTTGTGTGTTACAATAGGTCAAGAAGGTCGCATACAAGCTGAAGTTACCACCAAAACTGAAGGTACATCCGATTTTCCATGTGAGTATACTTAAGCCTTTTCAAGTTGATAAGGAAAATTCAGATTGTGGGGAGTCACAATGGGTGCCACTCAGGGCAAAAATCTCGTATGATCGAGAAGTTGAGAGCATCATGGCAGATTGAGTCATACGGAAGCGGTATTGCGTGCCCAAGCGAGAGTATTTGATCCGATGGAAGGGTCTTCCAAAGAGTGAAGCAATTTGGGAGCCCGCGGAAAGTCTTTAACAGTTCAAGAAAGAGATCGATGCCTTTCATGCCGAAGACGCGATGAAGGCGTTGCCTGATTAGGTGGGGTAAGAATGTCATGGCCCGGAAGAAAGACGATTCAAGAGGTTCCTATGGGACGTCCGAGACACGTCTATGGATCAAGCGACCCTTGGCTTGTATCCCCAAGTCTTTAGGATTTTCTCAAGTCTTTTAGAATACTCTTGAGGGCGGGCAATACGGTAATTGTAATCGTATGTAATAAATGCAGGTAAGTCTTTAGTGTTTTCTCGAGTCTTCTAGAATACTCTTGAGGGCGGACAATACGGTAATTGTAATCGTATGTAATAAATGCGGGTAGTTAGGGAGATCTAATCTCCACCATTAGATCGAGGAGAGATCTACGGATACGGTTTGCCTTGTACTTATATATAAAGGGGTCTCCTCCCCCTCATTGGAAGCATTTCATTCACAAGTAATACAAAAccaaagcttctctctctaagatccttgtgagtcgagtgtgagAAATGCTACTTAGGTCGAGTGTGAGAAATGCTACTTAGGGGTAAAATCCTAAGGCCTGTGAAAATCCTAAGGCCGCACAAGTCAGCAAGGCCTGTGAAAATCCTAAGGCCGCACAGGTCAGCTACGAGTGATTGAGAGTGATCGATCGGCTCATGACACATGCCTCTTGAAATTTATAAATCCAGAACAAACGCgatcaaaagaatctaaaatgaCATAGTAACAAAGGCATATACCAAAAGGTTTGGAACGCAATTACTTACTAGTCATCTGTCAGACCACCACCGTACTTCTCCTGGTCAGCAGTATCCCAGCAGTTAAATGTAATTTTGCCTAAGTTGGTGATGAAATCGGCAGTATTCCAACAGTTAAATGTAATTTTGCCTAAGTTGGTGATGAAATCGGCAGTATTCCAACAGTTAAATGTAATTTTGCCTAAGTTGGTGACGAAATCGAACGAATAAACCTCAACACCAATGTTTGCTATTCAAGTCCAATCAAAATCCAATCAATTCCCATACAACCAGAGGGACACAATTGAGTGGGGCCAAGACATTAAGGCAAAGTCACGACACGTACGCTCACATTTCTTCTCAGACTCCACGAAAGTAGTCTTGCCTACAAAATGGATAAATATTTGAGCTCTGGCCCTGGCGGTAATAGCAAGTAAACATGGGGCGAACTAAAGTTTGAAAAAACACAGCCAAAGATTGAGAACATCAATGCCCAAGATTTCGAGAGGAGTCCTAACCATAAAGATCGATTTCCCCCTCCATTCGAAATCCaagttttcaaaagtaaaatacacCAATAGTCGTTGTTGATACTTATTATCTAGAATTCTAAAGAAGTGTTGCTGCCTTGCGTATGCTTCGATCGAGCATTTATGGTGGAAATGTGTATTTTACCTTTGAAAACTTGAATCTCGAATGGAGGGGGAAATCgatctttatttggaattttcctagAGATTTTAAGAACTAAAACCTCagtatcatttatttttcgtttaATCTAAATATTCATAATAATAGTAtttaaaaccccaaattttgttTGAGTATTGAGCCTCGCACATGTTGACTCGACTGAGCGTCCCGTTCCGTCTGCCGACACCCCGCCCCGTCTGTTCAGCACGCTACCTCAACTCCTCCTCCCACTCCATCTCTCCCAGCCCGACAACGTTCGTCTCGTACCTCAGGAACTGCAGATCCCTACGTGAACTCAAGCGAATCCACGCCCGGGTCTTCCAGGCCGGGCTGGAGCAGCACGAGAACGTGCTCAACAAGCTGGTGGCCTTCTGCGCCGACCCTTCTCACGGGGACTTGCGTCACGCCGAAAATGTGTTCGCCCACGCCAGAGACCCGAGCCTGTTCGTGTACAACGTAGTTATCAAGGCGTTGGCGAAGAGCGGGGAGTTCGAAAAGGCCGTGTCGGTCTTCCGTAAGCTGAGGGAACGTGGGCTGTCGCCCGATAATTTCACGTACCCGTACGTGCTGAAGGCCATTGGGTGCTTGGGAGCGGTAGGTGAAGGCGAAAAGGTTCATGGGTATGTGGTGAAATCCGGGCTCGAGTTCGATGCGTACGTGGGTAACTCGCTCGTGGATATGTATGCGGAGTTAGGCAGGACGGCGAGCATGGAGCgggtgttcgatgaaatgcctgagAGAGATGTTGTTTCTTGGAACGTGGTGATTTCTGGGCACGTTAGGCATCGGAGGTTTGATGATGCTGTTGGTGTTTTCAGGAGAATGCTGGTTGAGAGTAACGCGAGGCCGGATGAAGCTACTGTTGTGAGCACTCTGTCGGCTTGTACAGCCTTGAAGTTATTAAAACTTGGCAAGGAAATTCATGATTATGTAAATAAGGAGCTTATATGCACGTCGATCATTAGCAATGCCTTGTTGGATATGTATTCAAAATGTGGCCATTTAGATGTAGCTCgtgaaatatttgatgagatgCTGACTAAGAATGTTATTTGTTGGACGAGCATGATTTCTGGATATGTGAACTGCGGTCAGCTTGATGAAGCCAGAGAATTATTTGATAGGAGTCCGGTTAAGGATATTGTCCTGTGGACGgccatgatcaatggctatgtGCAATTCAATCGTTTTGATGAGGCAATCGATTTGTTTCGAGAGCTGCAAGTTAGGAGGATTAAACCCGATAAGTTTACTACCGTTGCTCTCCTCACTGGTTGTGCTCAGTGTGGAGCTCTAGAGCAAGGGAAGTGGATTCACGGATACATAGATGAAAATGGAATACAGCTAGATGCTGTTGTTGGAACTGCTCTAATCGACATGTATGCTAAATGTGGCCGTATAGACGAAGCCTTAAAAATCTTCTATAGGTTGAAGATTCATGACACAGCCTCTTGGACGTCTATCATATGCGGGCTCGCCATGAATGGTAGAACGGGGGAAGCATTGAATCTGTTCGTGCAAATGAGAGATTATGGATTCAAACCAGATGATGTAACATTTATTGGCGTTCTGAGTGCGTGTAGCCATGGAGGATTAGTTAAGGAAGGCCACCAATTATTTAGCTTAATGACAGAAACTTATGGGATTGTGCCAAAGGTAGAGCACTATGGGTGTATGATTGATCTCCTTGGTCGTGTCGGATTATTAGATGAAGCAGAGAAATTAATAGAAAAGGTTCCAActgaaaatgatgaaattgcAATTCCACTTTATGGGGCTCTGCTTAGTGCTTGCA
This genomic stretch from Eucalyptus grandis isolate ANBG69807.140 chromosome 3, ASM1654582v1, whole genome shotgun sequence harbors:
- the LOC104440475 gene encoding pentatricopeptide repeat-containing protein At1g31430 translates to MLTRLSVPFRLPTPRPVCSARYLNSSSHSISPSPTTFVSYLRNCRSLRELKRIHARVFQAGLEQHENVLNKLVAFCADPSHGDLRHAENVFAHARDPSLFVYNVVIKALAKSGEFEKAVSVFRKLRERGLSPDNFTYPYVLKAIGCLGAVGEGEKVHGYVVKSGLEFDAYVGNSLVDMYAELGRTASMERVFDEMPERDVVSWNVVISGHVRHRRFDDAVGVFRRMLVESNARPDEATVVSTLSACTALKLLKLGKEIHDYVNKELICTSIISNALLDMYSKCGHLDVAREIFDEMLTKNVICWTSMISGYVNCGQLDEARELFDRSPVKDIVLWTAMINGYVQFNRFDEAIDLFRELQVRRIKPDKFTTVALLTGCAQCGALEQGKWIHGYIDENGIQLDAVVGTALIDMYAKCGRIDEALKIFYRLKIHDTASWTSIICGLAMNGRTGEALNLFVQMRDYGFKPDDVTFIGVLSACSHGGLVKEGHQLFSLMTETYGIVPKVEHYGCMIDLLGRVGLLDEAEKLIEKVPTENDEIAIPLYGALLSACRLHGNINMGKRMAERLVKMEFNDSSIHTLLASIYASANRWEDVARVRSKMEDLGIKKSPGCSSIEVNGIIHEFIVGDPSCPEMYDVCFMLDKMMYLLVGSEESKMGEENVATLSF